The Mytilus galloprovincialis chromosome 4, xbMytGall1.hap1.1, whole genome shotgun sequence genome contains a region encoding:
- the LOC143073208 gene encoding FHF complex subunit HOOK interacting protein 2A-like isoform X1 yields the protein MKKRMFSKFSNYLHQAVEALTPQLTLQEEFMYHWKSVTEFFMDSKGDRINVEQTSLSSHLDQMIVLLQEEESSIERGGTGPCMEYLLQHKLLETLYSLGRTDHPPGMKQLVLSFFTKLLSRLKQPLLPNISVHRAVHRLIKSCGEVKAGPSETEEIQFLCTVCAIVKTDPYLVNFFIEVSKEKPSPDSTDPVPKSDFSLVQSLLALSNSADSRVAVKSCEGLMLCASLPEQNAAVSMVNDTEFCTQVSQRLIESYLKLPSNVHPSELDMVEAKWGLDVITESEDQQSFLGKRHLISFLSWLDYCDQLIGVANPYVAKSLSKSIRETFLDVIMEPSLLQTSETGAVLATAYLTRCLRTVCSHPLLAEFCKFILGDDMLPEVEGTDKWRVRRRLIDRCDHLSEELSLASLKLFDMLLQKDNEFIIYNLVLRNLIGRDYYTEDTVMVKVEDSRTKEESQSSDSTSEKSSPLSSTSSSPVPSTSRNRIEVHKIVNSYFSLLPEDLKSSYQTADSGYDMYLKDAHKQYSDMCEMCHPWSWPKEPVTSEVYHMTTFYEGSFLRMILDKLSRLLDQSYTINLQLTSVIAKLASIPHPNLQEFFMDPYLCLKDNAKSLFNVLQKVANEIKTQLGNDPELGKKLVIARKSLLGVMPTITSLRQNVHENRLEGQSRLEAIIVFEEFCKEMAAIVFVQHHAVMSRS from the exons ATGAAGAAAAGGATGTTTAGCAAGTTTTCCAATTACCTGCATCAAGCAGTTGAGGCT ttaaCACCTCAACTGACTTTGCAGGAAGAATTTATGTATCATTGGAAATCTGTAACAGAATTCTTTATGGATAGCAAag GTGACAGAATAAATGTAGAACAGACTAGTCTATCTTCTCACTTGGACCAGATGATTGTATTATTACAAGAGGAAGAGTCTAGTATAGAAAGAGGGGGAACAGGACCTTGTATGGAGTACCTTTTACAGCATAAGTTGTTAGAAACATTATATTCTCTTGGAAGAACTGAT CATCCTCCAGGAATGAAACAGCTTGTACTGTCTTTCTTCACTAAATTATTATCTAGATTGAAGCAACCATTGTTACCAAACATTAGTGTACACAGAGCTGTTCAT AGATTGATAAAGTCTTGTGGTGAGGTAAAAGCTGGTCCATCAGAGACTGAAGAAATCCAGTTTTTATGTACTGTTTGTGCAATTGTTAAAACAGACCCATATCtagtcaatttttttattgag GTGTCAAAAGAAAAACCAAGTCCGGATTCTACTGATCCAGTGCCAAAAAGTGATTTTAGTTTAGTTCAATCATTACTTGCCTTATCTAACAGTGCT GACAGTCGAGTAGCTGTTAAATCGTGTGAAGGTTTGATGTTATGTGCCAGTCTTCCAGAACAAAATGCTGCTGTAAGCATGGTAAATGACACAGAATTTTGTACACAAGTTAGTCAACGTTTGATAGAATCTTACCTCAAACTTCCGTCAAATGTCCATCCAAGTGAATTAGACATGGTGGAAGCAAAATGGGG GTTAGATGTAATTACAGAAAGTGAAGACCAACAATCATTTTTAGGAAAACGCCATCTGATTTCCTTCCTTTCATGGCTAGATTATTGTGATCAACTGATTGGTGTAGCTAATCCTTATGTAGCAAAGTCTTTGTCAAAATCAATACGAGAGACATTCCTAGATGTAATTATGGAACCATCATTGCTACAGACCTCAGAAACTGGAGCTGTTCTAGCAACTGCCTACCTTACAAGATGTCTCAGGACAGTATGTTCACATCCCTTATTGGCAG agttttgtaaatttattttggGAGATGACATGCTACCAGAAGTAGAAGGAACAGATAAATGGAGAGTAAGAAGGCGTTTAATAGACAGATGTGATCATCTTTCAGAAGAG TTAAGTCTAGCCAGTCTGAAGTTATTTGATATGCTGTTACAAAAAGACAATGAATTTATTATCTATAACCTGGTGCTGAGGAATCTGATTGGTCGAGATTATTACACAGAGGACACTGTCATGGTCAAGGTGGAGGATTCCAGAACCAAAGAAGAATCTCAATCTTCAG atTCAACATCCGAAAAGTCTTCACCTCTTTCATCGACATCTTCCAGTCCTGTGCCCTCAACTAGTAGGAATAGGATAGAGGTGCATAAAATTGTTAATAG TTATTTTTCATTACTACCAGAAGATCTGAAATCCAGTTACCAAACAGCTGATAGTGGGTATGACATGTACCTCAAAGATGCCCACAAACAG TATAGTGATATGTGTGAGATGTGCCATCCCTGGTCATGGCCTAAAGAACCAGTAACATCAGAGGTTTATCACATGACCACATTCTATGAGGGATCATTTCTTAGGATGATTTTAGACAAACTGTCCAGACTGTTAGACCAG AGTTACACGATAAATCTACAGCTGACATCAGTGATAGCCAAACTAGCCTCTATACCACATCCAAACCTACAGGAGTTCTTTATGGATCCATACCTTTGTCTTAAAGACAATGCTAAATCTCTATTCAATGTACTACAAAAG GTTGCTAATGAAATAAAAACCCAGCTAGGCAATGATCCAGAATTAGGCAAGAAACTGGTGATAGCCAGAAAGAGTCTGTTGGGGGTAATGCCAACAATAACCAG TTTGAGACAGAATGTGCATGAAAACAG GCTTGAAGGTCAGAGCAGATTAGAGGCTATTATTGTATTTGAAGAATTCTGTAAAGAAATGGCTGCCATTGTATTTGTACAACATCATGCTGTCATGTCCAGATCTTGA
- the LOC143073208 gene encoding FHF complex subunit HOOK interacting protein 2A-like isoform X2, with the protein MKKRMFSKFSNYLHQAVEALTPQLTLQEEFMYHWKSVTEFFMDSKGDRINVEQTSLSSHLDQMIVLLQEEESSIERGGTGPCMEYLLQHKLLETLYSLGRTDHPPGMKQLVLSFFTKLLSRLKQPLLPNISVHRAVHRLIKSCGEVKAGPSETEEIQFLCTVCAIVKTDPYLVNFFIEVSKEKPSPDSTDPVPKSDFSLVQSLLALSNSADSRVAVKSCEGLMLCASLPEQNAAVSMVNDTEFCTQVSQRLIESYLKLPSNVHPSELDMVEAKWGLDVITESEDQQSFLGKRHLISFLSWLDYCDQLIGVANPYVAKSLSKSIRETFLDVIMEPSLLQTSETGAVLATAYLTRCLRTVCSHPLLAEFCKFILGDDMLPEVEGTDKWRVRRRLIDRCDHLSEELSLASLKLFDMLLQKDNEFIIYNLVLRNLIGRDYYTEDTVMVKVEDSRTKEESQSSDSTSEKSSPLSSTSSSPVPSTSRNRIEVHKIVNSYFSLLPEDLKSSYQTADSGYDMYLKDAHKQYSDMCEMCHPWSWPKEPVTSEVYHMTTFYEGSFLRMILDKLSRLLDQSYTINLQLTSVIAKLASIPHPNLQEFFMDPYLCLKDNAKSLFNVLQKVANEIKTQLGNDPELGKKLVIARKSLLGVMPTITRLEGQSRLEAIIVFEEFCKEMAAIVFVQHHAVMSRS; encoded by the exons ATGAAGAAAAGGATGTTTAGCAAGTTTTCCAATTACCTGCATCAAGCAGTTGAGGCT ttaaCACCTCAACTGACTTTGCAGGAAGAATTTATGTATCATTGGAAATCTGTAACAGAATTCTTTATGGATAGCAAag GTGACAGAATAAATGTAGAACAGACTAGTCTATCTTCTCACTTGGACCAGATGATTGTATTATTACAAGAGGAAGAGTCTAGTATAGAAAGAGGGGGAACAGGACCTTGTATGGAGTACCTTTTACAGCATAAGTTGTTAGAAACATTATATTCTCTTGGAAGAACTGAT CATCCTCCAGGAATGAAACAGCTTGTACTGTCTTTCTTCACTAAATTATTATCTAGATTGAAGCAACCATTGTTACCAAACATTAGTGTACACAGAGCTGTTCAT AGATTGATAAAGTCTTGTGGTGAGGTAAAAGCTGGTCCATCAGAGACTGAAGAAATCCAGTTTTTATGTACTGTTTGTGCAATTGTTAAAACAGACCCATATCtagtcaatttttttattgag GTGTCAAAAGAAAAACCAAGTCCGGATTCTACTGATCCAGTGCCAAAAAGTGATTTTAGTTTAGTTCAATCATTACTTGCCTTATCTAACAGTGCT GACAGTCGAGTAGCTGTTAAATCGTGTGAAGGTTTGATGTTATGTGCCAGTCTTCCAGAACAAAATGCTGCTGTAAGCATGGTAAATGACACAGAATTTTGTACACAAGTTAGTCAACGTTTGATAGAATCTTACCTCAAACTTCCGTCAAATGTCCATCCAAGTGAATTAGACATGGTGGAAGCAAAATGGGG GTTAGATGTAATTACAGAAAGTGAAGACCAACAATCATTTTTAGGAAAACGCCATCTGATTTCCTTCCTTTCATGGCTAGATTATTGTGATCAACTGATTGGTGTAGCTAATCCTTATGTAGCAAAGTCTTTGTCAAAATCAATACGAGAGACATTCCTAGATGTAATTATGGAACCATCATTGCTACAGACCTCAGAAACTGGAGCTGTTCTAGCAACTGCCTACCTTACAAGATGTCTCAGGACAGTATGTTCACATCCCTTATTGGCAG agttttgtaaatttattttggGAGATGACATGCTACCAGAAGTAGAAGGAACAGATAAATGGAGAGTAAGAAGGCGTTTAATAGACAGATGTGATCATCTTTCAGAAGAG TTAAGTCTAGCCAGTCTGAAGTTATTTGATATGCTGTTACAAAAAGACAATGAATTTATTATCTATAACCTGGTGCTGAGGAATCTGATTGGTCGAGATTATTACACAGAGGACACTGTCATGGTCAAGGTGGAGGATTCCAGAACCAAAGAAGAATCTCAATCTTCAG atTCAACATCCGAAAAGTCTTCACCTCTTTCATCGACATCTTCCAGTCCTGTGCCCTCAACTAGTAGGAATAGGATAGAGGTGCATAAAATTGTTAATAG TTATTTTTCATTACTACCAGAAGATCTGAAATCCAGTTACCAAACAGCTGATAGTGGGTATGACATGTACCTCAAAGATGCCCACAAACAG TATAGTGATATGTGTGAGATGTGCCATCCCTGGTCATGGCCTAAAGAACCAGTAACATCAGAGGTTTATCACATGACCACATTCTATGAGGGATCATTTCTTAGGATGATTTTAGACAAACTGTCCAGACTGTTAGACCAG AGTTACACGATAAATCTACAGCTGACATCAGTGATAGCCAAACTAGCCTCTATACCACATCCAAACCTACAGGAGTTCTTTATGGATCCATACCTTTGTCTTAAAGACAATGCTAAATCTCTATTCAATGTACTACAAAAG GTTGCTAATGAAATAAAAACCCAGCTAGGCAATGATCCAGAATTAGGCAAGAAACTGGTGATAGCCAGAAAGAGTCTGTTGGGGGTAATGCCAACAATAACCAG GCTTGAAGGTCAGAGCAGATTAGAGGCTATTATTGTATTTGAAGAATTCTGTAAAGAAATGGCTGCCATTGTATTTGTACAACATCATGCTGTCATGTCCAGATCTTGA